The genome window AGGTTGCGCTCCACGTCGGTGCCGAGCGCCTTGAGCGGGCTGAGGTAGAGGACGCGGGTGCGCTCGGTCTTCTCGGGGGTGGGCGTCGTCAGCAGCCGGTCAAGCGCCCAGAGGAACGCCGACAGCGTCTTGCCGGATCCGGTCGGCGCGACGACCAGCGCATGCCTCCCGTGGCCGATGGCCTCCCAGGCTCCGGCCTGCGCCGGTGTCGGGGCTTCGAAGGCAGCCTCGAACCACGCCCGCGTGGGCTCGCTGAACCTGCTGAGTGGCACAGGCCCATCCTTGCTCACGCCACCGACAGGTGGAGGGATCAGGACATGAGGCCGAGGGTGGTGCGGGTGTAGTCGGAGCCGAAGAGGGCCGAGGGGGAGCGCCCGGGGAATCGCGAGGAGATGACGTCGGCGAGGACGTCGCGGTAGTCGGTGGTGACCTGGAGGTCGTCGTCCACCAGGCTGGAGCTCGGGGTGCTGAGCGTGGGCCACGTGCCGTAGTACCGGCCGCCGCGGACGCCGGCGCCGAAGAGGAGCATCATGTTTCCCCAGCCGTGGTCGAGGCCGTGCGCGGAGTTCTCGGTGAGGCGGCGGCCGAACTCGCTGATCGTCACCACCGTGACGCGCTTGCGCTCGGTGCCGAGGTCGGTGAGGAACGCGTCGAGCGCGCTCGCGAGGGCGGTGAGGTTGCGGGCCATCCCACCTGAGGTGAGGGTGCCGTAGTCGGTGTGGAAGTCCCAGGAACCGTAGTCGAGTGCGACGGTCTCGACTCCGACGCCGGACTTGATCAGCTGGGCGGTGTCCTTGAGTGCCGCACCCAGGTCGGTCGCGGGCCAGGCGGTCGGATAGACGGCGCCGTTGGCCGGGGCGTACGTCGCCGTCGCGGTCGAGGTGAGGCGGCTGGTGATCGAGAGGGCGCTCGTCGCACCGGCGCGGAGCATGGTGGCCGTGCGGGCCGGCACGCTGCTGGGGATCGTGTTCCAGACGCTCCCGAGGGAGCTGCGGCGATGGGCCTGCCAGGTGGCGTCGTCGGACCCTGGCACGGCACCGGTGAGGGTGAGGTCGGCGAGCCTGTCAGCCGCGAGCGTGTCGACCGATCCGCTCGTCAGGGTGGGTGCCGTGGTCGAGCCGAGGAAGGTGGCCGAGAGCGGGTCGTCGGCGCTGCTGCCGAGCTCGACGAGACGGTTGACCCAGCCCTGGCGCAGGGTCGAGGTCGGGTCGGCGTCCTCGATCGCCTCCATCGCGGAGAAGTGGCTGCGGTTGGGTCGGATCATGCCGGTGGCGGTCACGGCCGCGAACTCGCCGCTGGTCCAGTACTTGGCCAAGGGCGCGAGCGCGGGGTGCAGGCCGAACATCGAGTCGGCGCAGATCAGGTTGGCCTTGGGGATCGCGATGACCGGGCGTTTGGCGTAGTACGCCGGGTCGCCGTGCGGCACGACGACGCCCATGCCGTCGATCGCGCCGCGCAGCGAGAGGACGACGAGCACGTTGCCGGTGGCTGAGGGCGCGCCGGCGTAGGCGACGTTGCGCAGGGTGTCGCCGAAGACGGACGTGACCGCGGCGGCACCGGCGGTGAGGCCGGCCGCCGCGAGGAGACGGCGACGGCTCAGTACGAGGGTCGCCTCGTCGCAGCAGGAGTCGGGGTTCGTCATCGGGGCCTCAGTAGGTCAGGTGGAGGGGGTGGTCCAACAGGATGGACAGCGCACGGATGCCGAGCCAGTCGCTGAGTGCGGTGACCTGCCAGCTGCCGGGCTTGAGGACGGTGGTGGGGGTCATGCCGAGGGCCTCGGCGAAGGCGGACACCGTGGTGGCGTCGACGTCGCGGCCGAGCAGCTTCTGGGCGGCGAAGTGGGCGTAGCCGGCCACGGTGGTCGTGCCGTTGCTGAGGTCGGGCACGAAGTCGCCGGGATCGCGGTAGGTGATCCTCCCGGTGGGCCACCAGCCGCCGAGCAGGCAGGCGTGGGTGCGGAAGGTGGCGATCATCCGGCCGCCGGAGGTGTAGGCGTCGGCCGTGTCGGGGCGCCCGTCCGGCCGGGGCCAGCTGTACGGGATGCCGCCGGCGTATCCGTAGGCGAGGGTGTGGGCGGCGTCGTCGGATGCGGCCGGTGCCTGCACGGTGATGCCGAGCGCGCGCATGGTGGCGACGAAGTCACCCATCGGGGTGCGGACCTTGGCGTGCATCGAGGCGCTGAACTCGGGGTGGCGCACCAGAGCCCGAAGCACCGCCGACAGGTCGGTGTCGTTGGCCTGGTAGACGGCGGTCAGGTCCGCGATGAGGGCGGCGCTGGGGGAGTCGGAGACGAACCGTGTGGCGAGCTTGGTCATCAACCGACGGGCGGTGTTGGGGTGGCGCGCGAGGTGGGCGAGGAAGTCCTTCGCGGTCTGACCACCCTGCCCCGAACCGTCGGAGGTGAAGCCCTGGACGGAGACCGCGGTCTTGTTGTGCCTGCTGTCGACGTACGTCGGGTCCCAGACCGGCGGGTTGGACCAGGCGTTGCAGGTCCAGCCCGAGAGCAGCTTGGCCGTGGCCTTGACGTCGGCCTCGCTGTAGAAGCCCACGCCGACGGTGTGGAGCTCGAGCAGCTCACGGGCCTGGTTCTCGTTGACCGCAGTGGCGGTCGAGGTGGCGGTGCCGAGATAGGTGAGCATCGCCCCGCTCAGGCTGGCCTTGGTGAGGAGGTCGCTGAACGAGCCGAGGGCGCCTGCGCGGATGATCGCGTCGTAGTCCTGCCGCCAGTACCAGCCGTCGGCGGTGACCGGGACATGCAGGTGGTCGGAGAGGAACTCCACCATCGCCTCGAAGACCTGGCGCTTGCTGGTCAGGCGGCGCATCAGGGCCAGGTTGCCCAGGGCGAGGCCGTACTCCCAGCTGCCGGCCGACTGGGCCTGCTCGCTGGCCTTCCGCTCGGCCGGCGTGTCGGAGAGGAGGGTGTACCACGACGCGGCGGCGGTTGCGGCGCTCGACTCGGCGATCGCGGCCGGTGTGAGCTGCTGGTCGAACCACGCCAGTGACCCTCCGGCGGCGGTCATCTCGGCGGCCTGCGCGGCCGTCCAGCCGCCGGTGAAACGAGCGCACATGTGCGCGACGTCGACGCTTGTGGTCGCGGTGTCGGTCGCCATGTCGGTCGTCGTGGGGGCGGGAGTGGGGGTGGCCGGGACCGGCGTCGGAGTTGCCGGCGCCGGGGGCGTTGCCTGGGCGGCCTTCGTGGCTGCGGCCTTCGCCTGGGCCTTCGCCTTGGCCTTCGCCCTCGCCTTTGCTCGCTTCGCTGCGGCGCGGGCCTTCTTGCGTGCCTTCTTGCGCTTCTTCTTCGCCTTCGTGGCGGAGGCCGGCTCGGCAAGTCCCAGCCATGCGGCTGCGCCGGCAAGCGTCGGTACGCCCGCGCGCGACAGCACGCGTGCGAGGCCTCCCGAGATCGGTGTGTCCACCATGTGTCTACTGTCGGCGAGCTCGGGAGCGATTCTGAATCGTCACCGGCGCTTTGGGACCAAAGTCCCACGCGTTCTGGCCGACCGGTCTCAGGCAGGCAGGGCCTTCCGGTCCGAGAGCGAGGCACGGGCGCCGTCACGCTTGCCGGCGTTGGCTGCGGGGGCGGACCAGTCCGAGGTCTGCGGCCCGGTCCAGCTGCCCCGGACGCCGCGCTGCTTGAACTCATAGGCGACGTAGTCGTCGAGCTGGAGCTGCTTCTCCCGAAGTGCGAGGGCCGTGCCCGCGCCCGAGGCGCCTTCGAGCTCGGCGACGAAGGCCGCGTCCTGTGCGGCCTCGCGCGCCTCGACCAGCCGGCGTCCCACCTCCTGCGCCCAGGACCGGCAGTAGGAGATCCGGGCGCTGGCACCATGGAAGCCGGAACGCTTGTGCTGCGGGCTCGCGAGGTACGCGTCGGAGTCGCGCATCATCATGGGTGCGAGATGGGCGAAGAGCGCGTCGGCGACGTCGAGGTCCTCGGCGAAGCCGTAGAAGGTCACGAGGTAGTTGCCGCGCACCGTCGCCTCGACTCCTTGGCCGTGGGCGATCTGGAAGGCGAGGACGACGAGCAGGTTGCGCAGCCGTGAACCGCCGGCGAGCCGGAGGTCGACCTCCCGCGTCGTCGGCGTGACGGCCTGGGAGCGGTCAGCCTGCTTCGCCCGAGCGCGTGCCAGGTCGATGCTGTGCTCGGTCGCGAGGGTCTCGGCCTTGGCGAGATAGGTGTCGCGCTCCGCCGTCGTGCCGGCCTTCTCCGCATGTGCGAGCAGCTTGCTGATCTTGTCGAGCAGGGACTCCTCGCACCGCCCGCTGTCCACGCGCTGGGCGAATGCGGCCTGGAGGTGGTCGGCCACACGCTCCCAGCCGAGGGTCTCCAGCAGCTCGACGAAGGTGCTCCGGAAGAGCGGACCGTGCCCCGCCTCCGGCGCAAGGTGGTGAGCGAGCTCGTGAAGCACGGTGGCCTGGTTGAGCGCCCATACCCCGCCGGACTCGAATGTCGGAAGCGCGATAGTGCGGGTGGCGGCGTCGTACTCCGCCTTGAGCGCACCCTTGCGCGCCCGCACCCGCGGCGTGCTCAGCGGCTCCTCGCCCCGGGCCCGACGGGCGGCGTTCACACGGGCCATCGCCGCCTCGACGAAGGGCACCGCATCGCGCCACTCACCGAAGCGCAGGTTGGCCGACTCGGCCGACGGGTCAGCGGCCCACGCCGCGATCCAGGCATCCTCGGCGGCGTACACCAACTCGGTCTGCGAACTCACGCGGCGAGCATGCCAGTCACCACGGACAGAACCTCAGCCGCGCTCCGCGGCGGCCTTGAGGTCGGCGAGTCCCTTGTCGAAGTCCTTCCCGATCGCCCGGTCGAAGAAGAGCTTGCCCAAGACCGTGAAGGCGAGGTTGCGCTCGCCCGACATCGTCCAGGTCACCTCGGTCGCGGGACCTGTCGGCCGGAGCGTGAAGATCACCTTGTTGCTGGCCTTGAAGGGCTTGACGAACTCCAGGTCGATGGCGATCGCGTCCGCGGTCGACAGCGTGATGGTCATCGTGCCGGAGCCGGCCTTCTTGCCCTCCCAGGCGTAGTGGGCGCCGGTGCCGGCGTCTGGGCCGTCGTAGCTGCGGGTCAGGGCGGGGTCGATCTTCTCCCACGGCGACCACTGCGGCCACTGGCGGAAGTCGTTGATCAGCGCGTGTACGGCGGCGATGTCCGCATCGATCGTCGTCGAGCGGCTCGTGGCGAAGGCAGGCATGGGCCTGAGATTAGTGGCGCGACGGCGTGCTCAGGCGCCGTAGATGCGGCGGATGAGGTCGAGGTGTTCTTCGGTGATCTTGTGGGTGCCTCGGTTGTTGACCAGGCGGATCAGGCCGTGGGGTGTGGTCCAGAGGTAGGCATCAGGGCCGAGCTGTTCCACTTGATAGTTGAGGTGGGTTTTGGCTCGGTGTGAATGTCGACTCAAGGGTGCGTCGTTGTGGTCGCCGGTCTGCCCGGGCGGTCCACCCGCATCAGGTGGGACGTAGGGGGTGGCGTGGTCGTGGTCGACCCGGCTGGCCTCGCTCCCGCTGTTGTGGGGGAAGACGGGGCCGGTGGTGCGGAGCATGGTCCGCTCCTTCACCGTGGCGGGGTGTTCGTAGGCGCTGATGTGGGTGCCGGTGTTGAGGTCGATGACCGGTTTCACGGTCACGTCGGAGTGTCCGAGGAGCTGGGTGACCTGCTGGAGGAGCAGTGGTCCGAGGTCGCTGCTGCGGGCGACACCGCCTGCCCCTTCCAACGCGGCCTGGTGGAGGTGGAGGAAGAGGACAGCCTTGTGTCGGCGGGCGGCCTTCTTGGTGTCGGGCTCTTCTGCCGCGGCGTCTTCGTCGAGGAGTCCGAGGAGCGCGGCGAGGTCGTAGGGGCGTGCGAGCCATCCGAACGCGGCAGCGCGGAGTTCGTCCATCGACGGGTCGTCACCGAGTTCGGGGTGATGCTGCTTCCGGAGGTCGGGGTCGGCTTTGAGGATGTCGGCGACGCGTTGGCAGGTGGCGTCGAACCAGATCGCGTCGGCGGCCTCAGTGCGGGCGAAGATCTCCCGCAACCCGGCACCGGCCTCCTCGTCACGACGTGCGAGCCACACACCCTTCTGCTGCTTCACGGCCTCGAGCTCTGCCACGCGGAGTGCTTGGTCGGCCTTGATGATCTCGGCTTCGGCGAGCTGCAGCAGCTTCCCGTTCGGGAGGTCGACGGCCTGGGCGAGGACGACGTCGAGGTAGGCGACCGAGATGACCCCGAGCTTGCGGGACATCGACGCGATCTTCCGGGCCACCCAAGGTTCAACCTGGAGGAGTTTCGTCGCCAACCAGAGTCCGGGGAGCCGGTGCCGCAGGTCCAACACATCAGCCATCAGCGACCGGGTGGCGTAGACGTGTTCACCCCGCGCGACGGCGAGCTCCTCCAGGCACAGGTCCCGCACCGGGGGCGTCCCATCGCCACCGAGGGTGATCATGCGGTCCCCGCCCGGTACCGAGATCTCGGGCTCGATGGAGTGGAGGTCGGCCCATCGCAGGGCGAGGTCGAACTCCTC of Nocardioides sp. Kera G14 contains these proteins:
- a CDS encoding DUF1501 domain-containing protein; its protein translation is MTNPDSCCDEATLVLSRRRLLAAAGLTAGAAAVTSVFGDTLRNVAYAGAPSATGNVLVVLSLRGAIDGMGVVVPHGDPAYYAKRPVIAIPKANLICADSMFGLHPALAPLAKYWTSGEFAAVTATGMIRPNRSHFSAMEAIEDADPTSTLRQGWVNRLVELGSSADDPLSATFLGSTTAPTLTSGSVDTLAADRLADLTLTGAVPGSDDATWQAHRRSSLGSVWNTIPSSVPARTATMLRAGATSALSITSRLTSTATATYAPANGAVYPTAWPATDLGAALKDTAQLIKSGVGVETVALDYGSWDFHTDYGTLTSGGMARNLTALASALDAFLTDLGTERKRVTVVTISEFGRRLTENSAHGLDHGWGNMMLLFGAGVRGGRYYGTWPTLSTPSSSLVDDDLQVTTDYRDVLADVISSRFPGRSPSALFGSDYTRTTLGLMS
- a CDS encoding SRPBCC family protein; translation: MPAFATSRSTTIDADIAAVHALINDFRQWPQWSPWEKIDPALTRSYDGPDAGTGAHYAWEGKKAGSGTMTITLSTADAIAIDLEFVKPFKASNKVIFTLRPTGPATEVTWTMSGERNLAFTVLGKLFFDRAIGKDFDKGLADLKAAAERG
- a CDS encoding DUF1800 domain-containing protein, with the protein product MVDTPISGGLARVLSRAGVPTLAGAAAWLGLAEPASATKAKKKRKKARKKARAAAKRAKARAKAKAKAQAKAAATKAAQATPPAPATPTPVPATPTPAPTTTDMATDTATTSVDVAHMCARFTGGWTAAQAAEMTAAGGSLAWFDQQLTPAAIAESSAATAAASWYTLLSDTPAERKASEQAQSAGSWEYGLALGNLALMRRLTSKRQVFEAMVEFLSDHLHVPVTADGWYWRQDYDAIIRAGALGSFSDLLTKASLSGAMLTYLGTATSTATAVNENQARELLELHTVGVGFYSEADVKATAKLLSGWTCNAWSNPPVWDPTYVDSRHNKTAVSVQGFTSDGSGQGGQTAKDFLAHLARHPNTARRLMTKLATRFVSDSPSAALIADLTAVYQANDTDLSAVLRALVRHPEFSASMHAKVRTPMGDFVATMRALGITVQAPAASDDAAHTLAYGYAGGIPYSWPRPDGRPDTADAYTSGGRMIATFRTHACLLGGWWPTGRITYRDPGDFVPDLSNGTTTVAGYAHFAAQKLLGRDVDATTVSAFAEALGMTPTTVLKPGSWQVTALSDWLGIRALSILLDHPLHLTY
- a CDS encoding DUF2786 domain-containing protein, whose product is MSSQTELVYAAEDAWIAAWAADPSAESANLRFGEWRDAVPFVEAAMARVNAARRARGEEPLSTPRVRARKGALKAEYDAATRTIALPTFESGGVWALNQATVLHELAHHLAPEAGHGPLFRSTFVELLETLGWERVADHLQAAFAQRVDSGRCEESLLDKISKLLAHAEKAGTTAERDTYLAKAETLATEHSIDLARARAKQADRSQAVTPTTREVDLRLAGGSRLRNLLVVLAFQIAHGQGVEATVRGNYLVTFYGFAEDLDVADALFAHLAPMMMRDSDAYLASPQHKRSGFHGASARISYCRSWAQEVGRRLVEAREAAQDAAFVAELEGASGAGTALALREKQLQLDDYVAYEFKQRGVRGSWTGPQTSDWSAPAANAGKRDGARASLSDRKALPA